The following are encoded together in the Lactuca sativa cultivar Salinas chromosome 1, Lsat_Salinas_v11, whole genome shotgun sequence genome:
- the LOC111910829 gene encoding pseudo histidine-containing phosphotransfer protein 6, whose amino-acid sequence MLGFGAVRLRTDMNRLLSVLFHQGVLDEQFLQLQHLQDQSSPNFVSDVVTIYFHESEKQLRNLRNLLLDKETWDHVKLGIHLNQLMGSSSSIGAKRVRNICAVFRAAVEQNNRPACMRALEVLEHEYCYLKNKLHELFQMEQQRVLGDAVRYAGVVHQQ is encoded by the exons ATGCTTGGATTCGGTGCAGTTCGTCTGCGAACCGACATGAATCGCTTGCTTTCGGTCCTCTTCCACCAAGGCGTTCTCGATGAACAGTTCTTGCAGCTCcaacacctccaagatcaatccTCCCCCAACTTCGTCTCCGACGTCGTCACCATCTACTTTCACGAATCAGAAAAGCAGCTTCGCAACCTCCGAAACCTACT GTTGGATAAGGAGACATGGGATCATGTTAAGCTCGGAATACATTTGAATCAGTTGATGGGAAGCAGTTCCAGCATTGGTGCTAAAAGAGTTCGGAACATTTGTGCTGTGTTTCGGGCTGCAGTTGAACAGAATAATCGTCCAGC GTGCATGAGGGCATTAGAGGTGCTTGAACACGAATATTGTTATCTGAAGAACAAGTTGCATGAACTTTTTCAg ATGGAGCAACAAAGAGTGCTCGGAGATGCAGTGAGGTACGCAGGTGTAGTGCACCAGCAGTGA